ATATTAAGATAACTATTCTTTGCGGCTTCGTCACTATCCTTGTCTTACGTGGCACCATTGGTTTCGGAAACCTTGCATCCTCCGGAAGTGATGCTGAGAATGCGAATCTTATTGAGGAGACTAACCGGATCCTCGACGAGATCCGATCGGACGCGGACCTGGATGACCCGGATGACCCCTCCGATACTTTTTTCCACCATAATTCAACCTACAGTTTAGGCCCGAAGATTACTACTTGGGATGCCGACCGCAAATTCTGGCTTCAGAAAAACCCTGATTTCCCTAATTTTATCCATGGTAAGCCTCGTGTTTTGCTAGTAACTGGCTCTCCCCCAAACCCTTGTGATAATCCAATTGGGGATCATTACTTGTTGAAGGTTATAAAGAACAAAATTGATTATTGTAGGATCCATGGGATTGAAATCGTTTATAACTTAGCTCATTTGGAAAAGGAAATGGCTGGGTACTGGGCTAAATTGCCCTTGATTCGTAAGCTAATGTTGTCTCACCCTGAAGTAGAATGGATTTGGTGGATGGACAGTGATGCCTTATTCACTGATATGGTTTTTGAGATCCCTTTTTCAAAGTACAATGATCACAATCTTGTTATTCATGGCTACCCTGATCTATTGTTTGATCAGAAATCATGGATTGCATTGAACACTGGTAGTTTTCTAATTAGGAATTGCCAGTGGTCTCTTGATTTGTTGGATGTGTGGGCGCCAATGGGGCCTAAAGGTCCTGTTCGTGAAGAAGCCGGCAAGGTTTTGACGGCTAATTTAAAGGGTAGACCAGCATTTGAAGCGGATGACCAGTCTGCGTTAATATACTTGCTGATGTCACAGAAGGATCAGTGGATGGACCAGGTGTTCATAGAGAATTCTTACTATCTACATGGATATTGGGCAGGGTTAGTTGATAGGTATGAGGAGATGATTGAGAAATACCATCCAGGTTTGGGGGATGAGAGATGGCCATTTGTGACACATTTTGTGGGATGCAAGCCATGTGGGAGTTATGGAGATTACCCTGTTGAGAGGTGCATGAAAAGTATGGAGAGGGCTTTCAATTTTGCAGATAATCAAGTGCTTAAGTTGTATGGGTTTAGACATAAGGGCTTGTTGAGCCCTAACATCAAAAGGATTAGGAATGAAACTGATAATCCGCTGCAGTATGTAGATCAGTTAGATCTTCGACATGCAAAGCATGAGAGCACAGGACCTCAGACCTAGTGACTTCACCATCTTTCTGCACAGAAGAATCTGCAGGTATAAGAGATATCATTCTGGTTTCTTGAATTTGTTGGTTAGGTCTGTAATGGACTCTGAATTGTAAACACGTCATAGCTTTTAGTTTTCTCATTAGTTTATTGTTTACCATCACCATTGAATTGTTAATGCTCCGTTGCTAtggttcatttcttttctttcaaagactttTTTGTGAGTGGAAGCCCCTATCTTCATTAGATTGTTGAGCTTAATACATGAAAACTCCTATTTGGCTTGTTAGTTGAATGTCCGACATTAGCTTTTATGCTGTGTATACTGTTTTTCTGTAGGGCTTTACCATCTAGTTAAAAGGGTGTTAATTGGCATAACTCTAGCTCTACATTCTAGCAGGGACTCTTTGCAAAGATATTAGACCTTTTAGCTTAGCCTGCATCTTTAGGccataaaagaaaaagaggaaaatgtgTTGAAACGTAATTTCTGTAGAATATGCTTGTCGTTTGATGTCGGACATATACTTGTtggtttttttctcttttgaaaCTCTACCATGTTTAAGAGTTGGGTAGTACATCAAGACATCCACCAGAAAGTCTCGGGGTTTAGCTTTCTAATCCAACTCACCTTGTAGTAGTCACCGTAACATCGTGCTGATTAAAGTATTTCCTTTGATATACAAATAGAGAGGCGGCGTATGTGTCTTGGATATCATTGTTCATCTAGCAGAATGGTCTAATCATGTGTGAAAATCTATGCAATGATGTTCTCACGGTCACTTATTTAATAAATAAAGGGTTTACATGCATAGTTGATTTCCTCTATTTGCTGTCCAAATAATATATGTGAGGAATTTCTAGTGAATGTAAAACCACAGATTGGTTGGGATGATGTAGGTTTTAAGACATTGCATATTTGATATTCACTGTCATGCAAAAAGAGACTGAATATACTGCAAGTTGCACCAACTGTTGAAGCTAACCTGAAATCTGTGTGTAGACTTCCTATTCCAAAGTCATTCTCCTGCGGGATGATTTAAAGAAGCATTGTGCATCAGGGAAAAAAACAATGCCTTCTCAAATAAAAAGAAGCATTGTGCATCACATCTAACAATTGAATATCATTATTTACATACTCTATTTGTCCTCCATGTTTAAATATTTTCCAGAGTTTCTTGACCCTTTTTCCTTCCATAATAAGTATTTCTGATCTTCTGCAGGGTGCAACTAAGGTTTTGATCTGTCTTGGATGAGAATGGCACTCTTGGAATGAGGTGCGAGTGCTTCATCTGGTTGTTATACTTGGCTGGTGAAGCCTTGCATCATGGGGATTAAATATGCCTTTTATTTGTTCTCCCAAGGAGGAAGTTtgtgttagttttatttatttaGCAACATTTTAGTTTCTGAGAAAGATGACGTTTGAGCTGTATGAAATGATGTACTTGGAAAGGAACAGCTGGAATCAAATAGAATGAATAGAATTTGTCTAGATAGAGCTTCAACATAAGTTACTCATTCTTAACCTCCAGGACTAGGAGGTTTAAGATGTGATCACACTTGTATAATTGCAATTCTTGGTTGTTTTtagaatttatgattttttgGGTATGTCAAAGTCGATCATAAAGAAGTTATTTGAACTTGGAAATGAACCAGTATCAATACATCTTtcattcttcaatcttcagtCTCTTTGTGAAAGTTTGATCGGTCCCATTATATTGATAACTTGTCCAAGCATATGATTGTTTGAGGGCCATGAAAACAGTGCATGTCTTTCTATAAGCTCTGCACAAATTATCATTTACAATGCCATTACATAAAATCGTTGAAGCAAGCTATTCACAGAGATCATCCAGCCAATATGATTTTATGATTCTATCATACATCTTGCAGTTGATAGATGTTTGACTAATGAACAGCAAATCTCTTTCAATTTTTCCTCCATCATGGTCGGGAATTCAGAACATTTAGTTACTGATGATGATCTCTAATAAGATAGTTAGAAATGAGACATTTCCATGTAGTACTTTTTACGTGTCTCAGTTATATTTGGGGAAAACAGAGAGTGGAGGGAAGGAAAATAACTGAAAAATCAAATCACCACCTGACATTTGAAACTACTGAATTTGACACCGAAGAACCAAATTGAGGCCATTCACTTTGGGATAGATGCTTTTTCTTTGCTGGTGGTGGTGTAGGATTCCCTTTAACAAATGGATTCGCGGTAAAAAAAATTCTTCCTTGTTGTTTCTTCAAGCTTGAAAGGAATGGATAAGCATAGGCTTTTTAGTGAATGCAGACCGCTGCTTATAGATATGAGATCAATGACTTGTTTTGGTCGTAGGTGTTATTTCATATCTCTGGATAACAGGACCCCCTAAGCCTAATTAGTAGTCACGTCGTTTGCATATCTGTAAACTTTATAAGATTCAAAGATCTTAAATGAAAGCGAGCAGGAGTATCTGGACAAACAATGAAGCTTCTATTCTACCATTTTATAGATAATTTGTAACAACTGCGCTCCAAACTACAGTACAGTATATGTCAATGGATTTCGGCCATCCTCATAAATGCCAATCATCATTCTACAGAAAGCGCAGTCCATTTGAGCATGATGAGTGTGTGCCTATCATGACTAGAGTAGGTAATGACCATTATCCCTCGACTGCACAATACTACATACTACTAATTTCAGCTAATTCTTGGACAGATTACCTTTGTGCATAGCCACCAATACCTGATTCATCTCTGCTATTTGACTTAAAAGTTGATTTATCCTCTGCACAAGAAAAACAAGCGAGAATTATAAACTCAATAATGTAGGTAAAACCGATTGTAAAACTTTTTAACATGGGAATTTTTGCAAACACAAGAAGGCCAAAATTAACAGACCTCATCTTTCTCTGTAATGGTGCGTCTCAGCTGTTCGCCACTCTGTCTTGTAACCAATCTCCGTCTCAAACGAAAATACGCAAACAACACAAACATTGCCGCTACTCCATAAGGGGAGAGCATACTCGTAACAGCCCTTCGAGCTGAAGTGAAAAACCAGCGAAACATAGCAATGCCGTTGACTCTAGAAAACAGCACTTGCAGTCCCAAATTCCACCATTTTCCTCCATAACCATCTACTCTGGCTGGGGGTCGAGGACTACCTGGTACAGATTTTGGCGGATCCACGGCATTAGCATCTGAGGCGGTAAATGAGTAGGACGAATCATCGTTATCTCGATTGGAAGGTGAAAATGAGGATGACGATGACGACGACAGCGACGGGGATGACGGGAACGGCGGCGACGATGATTGGCTATGAGTTTTCCCAACGAAATTTGTGGATATGTAAAGGTTCTCGTGGTTGACCGGAGGAAAGACGGCGAATTCGCCGGCAATTTTATGGATTGAGAAGTCTCGGATCGCGACCAGAGAGCGAGTGGCTGGTGGTGGATCGGAAAGAGATTGCGAATTCCTTATACGTTCCCATTTCTTAAGCTTTTCAAGCTGGGCTTCCGTTATTGCGGCTTCTCCTTCTTCTACATCCGCCATCACACCATTACAGGCGCGCTTCACTAATCACTGACGGCCACTTTCCATTTTCCAATGGGAAGGAGTAGAGTGCAGTGCACTACTTCCAAATTTTAACTGGACATTCCATGGCCCAATATGTTCGGCTTCGGTTGAATTCCCTATTTCTTTTCTGGCCCGACCCGAAACTAACTGAAATGAAAATCTTTGCAATTTTTTAGCAACtagttttatttaaaaaaaaaaaaaatcctttaaGGGATCATTATAGAGAAATTTTCAGAAATCACTATTGTTTAGTGGCAATTAACTTCAGATAGCTATTATTTAGTTGTTACGATAATGTATTTGTTGTATTCATGCTACTGGATTCATGAATACAGTGGCAAAAGTCGCCTAAACAACAGGGGGTTACAGTTGTACGTGACTGTATTCACATATATTCAcgtcatgtattcatgaatacagtaacaataatcaccttaaaaataggtCTGTCCGGATGTCTAATAACGGAAAGAGGATCAATTAGCGTGATATACTCCTAATATAATTcaacaaaatcaattctaacacGCCTCATTATCAACccaattaattagaataatttttcAGACGCTAAACACAAAAAATAGAGCGTTGCATATTCAATTTCAACATAACACAATCTACAGTTCAGAGGTTCAGTCAATTTTTTTCTGATATAGTTCGAGGTTTTGATTTGACCGTCATTAATAGGAACTTTTTCAATTGTAATCAACCTACTGCATGTATTCAGTTGTATATAACTATTGTATTTAGTGTgttttcatatttatttttttactGTTGCATTCGTTAAATTCAATGTTTGTATTTACTGCATTCACTATTTTATATTCggtgtattcagatgtatttgtATTAACAGTATTTTAGTTATGAAGAAATTACATCATATATCAGTTGGGCCATACAGCCCATTCGAAAATAACCCATATTTGAAGCCCTTACCTGGTTTAGCCCAGGTTGTATATGTTATGAAATTTAGTTTTCATCTGGTAGCCCACAACTTAAAACAACggttttaatattttaaatttcaATTTCTCTGTTTTTTTTCACTCTCTTCCTCACGCTTTTTTTAGAGACGAAGGTAACCGACCTCCATTGTGGGGTTCAAGTACTTTTTCGAGCTTTCACTCTTATTTTCAGGTAATTTTCGTTTCATTTTATGCTTTTACCacagttttggttttgaattttgttttaattttaatttttttgcttttctgattATGCCTATTTTCTTTACAATGTTGTTGTATTTTTCGTTTGATTTTGTGTTCCTTCTATCTTCATTCTGGGCTTAAAGTTGATTTTTCGGTTTGCATGCTTTGTTATTTTAACTTTTAGaataaaattttttattttttgaattttgttacaATTTGGGAAAATTGGCCTCTGCTTTGTGTTCATGACCTTtatttttggtttgatttttgtGTTTTCCTTCACTTGTTTTCACTTTTGTTAAAGcttcgtttgtttgttttattgtagAAAAATACGTTCAAAAATACCTGTTTCTAAAAGCAAAATGAAGGTTGCTGGAAAAGGCGTTAAGTTCGATTATGCGAAAAGATTGAGGGACTTGCCCTCAAGCCCTGATTCTGAAGCTAATGTGCATGTCCAGGCCCCAgatgatgatgattttgagtCTCTTGCTCCTCCTAAAAACTCGCAACAAGAGAGCAGTCGAATGACTCGTTCGCAAACGAGGAATACTACCACTCCAGTTAAATCATCGAGGAACTTGCCCTCAACCCCTGCTTCTGAAGCGAATACGCATGTCTAGGCTCCAgatgatgatgattttgagtCTCCTGCTCCTACAAAAAAGTTGCAACAAGAGAGTAGTCGAATGACTCGTTTGCAAATGAGTAATACTCCTACTCCGGTTAACATCATTAGAATAAGGAGTAAGAAATGTGGGAGACctgaaaaatcaaaagaaatgctgaaagttgattTGGTTAATGAAGATGATGTAGGCCCCAGTGTTAAACCGAAAAGGAGAAAGATCAAGGACGATGGTGACAGTGGTCTTGATTGCATATCGAAAGAACAAAGGTTTGCTATTCGCTGCAAATTGAATGAGAGAAAAGCTAAGCTGAAGGTATTCCCTGTGTTGTTATTAATTTTATACATGCTTGTACAATTTCATACAAAGTTATACAGCTGTTTATACATCTTTATACAAGTATTGCTACACTgatttatacatatttatacaaTATTTTAGTATAGTTTTTGTTCCTGATctatttcttgttattttttcATATGCAAGATTGGGGACTTCTATATACAACCAGTTGATTATTTCCACAACAGGATTAGTTCCCATACCAAGACTGATATTGTGAGCATTTTGAAGCAATGTTTGATTGACACGCAGCTTCAAATGTTCCGCGCTATTTGTTTTGGGTACTTCTTGGACCTCCctcaattaaaaattaaaaatcaactTATTCATTGTATACTATTGAGGGAAGTCGTCCCAGGACGGGAAAGGGAGTTGTGGGTGAAAATTAATGGTTGTTTGCTGCGTTTTGGCATTGGAGAGTTTGCTGTTATCACTAGTTTGAAGTGTGTAGAAGACGACGCCACTTTTTATGACAAACCATATGTTAATAGGTTGCTAAAAGAGTATTTCTCAGGAGATGGAAAAGGGCTATAACGAGGGGACAGCTTCTTGATTGCTTCAAGAAAAAAGACTGGAAGTCGGACGAAGATGCGTTCAAGATGGCCTTGATGGTGTTTGTCCATCATTTTATATTCTCAGATGCAAATAATCATGGTATCAACAAAGATGATTTTGATATCATTGAAAGTGGTCAATATCAGACGTATGCTTGGGGAAAAAAGtcatttgaagatattttaaAGACAATGAGGGACAGACAGTGTGACTATTTGACAATGCATAGGCTTGGAGGTTTGGCACTTGCATTACAAATATGGTTTTTTGAGTGTTGCTCTACGGTTGACAAGCATCTAGGTGTTCGCGTTAGCACAAATGTGTCACGCATTCTTAATTGGAAAGTCACTGAAACTCCAACATATGCGGATTTGACTGGCGGGGTGATCATGTATAGTATCGACAAGGTAAACATTTTGTACTATAATATTTCTTCATATATGATTTCAGTTTTTCTGTAAGTATGTATATTTATGAATATGTCACAATTTCTTTTTTCTACTATTATAATCTAGTTTTTCTTCT
This sequence is a window from Nicotiana sylvestris chromosome 3, ASM39365v2, whole genome shotgun sequence. Protein-coding genes within it:
- the LOC104213385 gene encoding uncharacterized protein → MADVEEGEAAITEAQLEKLKKWERIRNSQSLSDPPPATRSLVAIRDFSIHKIAGEFAVFPPVNHENLYISTNFVGKTHSQSSSPPFPSSPSLSSSSSSSFSPSNRDNDDSSYSFTASDANAVDPPKSVPGSPRPPARVDGYGGKWWNLGLQVLFSRVNGIAMFRWFFTSARRAVTSMLSPYGVAAMFVLFAYFRLRRRLVTRQSGEQLRRTITEKDERINQLLSQIAEMNQVLVAMHKGNLSKN
- the LOC104213386 gene encoding probable xyloglucan 6-xylosyltransferase 5, with protein sequence MGPDSSFTAQKRGGGALPTTATPNGGRPSSVLPRGRQIQRTFNNIKITILCGFVTILVLRGTIGFGNLASSGSDAENANLIEETNRILDEIRSDADLDDPDDPSDTFFHHNSTYSLGPKITTWDADRKFWLQKNPDFPNFIHGKPRVLLVTGSPPNPCDNPIGDHYLLKVIKNKIDYCRIHGIEIVYNLAHLEKEMAGYWAKLPLIRKLMLSHPEVEWIWWMDSDALFTDMVFEIPFSKYNDHNLVIHGYPDLLFDQKSWIALNTGSFLIRNCQWSLDLLDVWAPMGPKGPVREEAGKVLTANLKGRPAFEADDQSALIYLLMSQKDQWMDQVFIENSYYLHGYWAGLVDRYEEMIEKYHPGLGDERWPFVTHFVGCKPCGSYGDYPVERCMKSMERAFNFADNQVLKLYGFRHKGLLSPNIKRIRNETDNPLQYVDQLDLRHAKHESTGPQT